A single genomic interval of Nocardioides nitrophenolicus harbors:
- a CDS encoding uroporphyrinogen-III synthase gives MTRATTAKAASTPAAAQVHPGGPGFTAFVGTGPGDPDLLTVRAVRLIEDADVVITEEPGHADLVAVVRARAEQVGDEPAPDPEIIDGGFGEDGQPLTHAARAKVVVKQAKRGLRVVRLLGGDPFLYASGPEEAQAVAKAGLAFEVVPGVSSVGAVPAYAGIPLTTKDHREVAVVTCGDKVDWTRYADTPTLVLLSAVGQIGDIAKQLIAIGRSPQTPVAMTRVGTTTEQETITSTLEHIAADARAARIAPPAITVIGAVVDLREKLSWFETKPLFGWRVLVPRTKEQSASLSNRIREFGGVPEEVPTISVEPPRNPQQMDKAVRGLVEGRYEWIAFTSVNAVKAVREKFEEYGLDARAFSGLKIAAVGEKTAQAIADWGLRADLVPSGEQSAAGLLEDWPEYDEQLDPINRVFLPRADIATENLVAGLIDLGWECDDVTAYRTVRAAPPPAPTRDAIKTGKFDAVVFTSSSTVRNLVGIAGKPHPSTIIAVIGPATAKTAEEHGLRVDVLAPKPDVELLVEALAGFGASRRAAMLEAGEPVTKPSDRKPSARRRKA, from the coding sequence ATGACGCGAGCCACGACAGCCAAGGCTGCTTCGACTCCCGCCGCCGCCCAGGTCCACCCCGGAGGCCCCGGCTTCACGGCCTTCGTCGGAACCGGCCCCGGCGACCCCGACCTGCTCACCGTGCGCGCCGTCAGGCTGATCGAGGACGCCGACGTGGTCATCACCGAGGAGCCCGGTCACGCCGACCTGGTCGCCGTGGTGCGGGCCCGGGCCGAGCAGGTCGGCGACGAGCCGGCCCCCGACCCGGAGATCATCGACGGCGGCTTCGGCGAGGACGGCCAGCCGCTCACCCACGCCGCCCGCGCGAAGGTCGTCGTCAAGCAGGCCAAGCGCGGCCTGCGCGTGGTGCGCCTCCTCGGCGGCGACCCCTTCCTCTACGCGTCCGGTCCGGAGGAGGCCCAGGCGGTCGCCAAGGCCGGTCTCGCGTTCGAGGTCGTCCCGGGGGTCTCCTCGGTCGGCGCCGTCCCGGCGTACGCCGGCATCCCGCTCACCACCAAGGACCACCGTGAGGTGGCCGTGGTGACCTGCGGCGACAAGGTCGACTGGACCCGGTACGCCGACACCCCGACCCTGGTGCTGCTCTCCGCCGTCGGCCAGATCGGCGACATCGCCAAGCAGCTCATCGCCATCGGCCGCTCGCCGCAGACCCCCGTCGCCATGACCCGGGTCGGCACCACCACCGAGCAGGAGACGATCACCTCCACGCTCGAGCACATCGCCGCCGACGCCCGGGCCGCCCGGATCGCGCCGCCGGCGATCACCGTCATCGGCGCCGTCGTCGACCTGCGCGAGAAGCTGTCCTGGTTCGAGACCAAGCCGCTGTTCGGCTGGCGGGTGCTGGTCCCGCGCACCAAGGAGCAGTCCGCGTCGCTGTCGAACCGGATCCGCGAGTTCGGCGGCGTCCCGGAGGAGGTCCCCACGATCTCCGTCGAGCCGCCGCGCAACCCGCAGCAGATGGACAAGGCGGTCCGCGGCCTCGTCGAGGGCCGCTACGAGTGGATCGCGTTCACCTCGGTGAACGCGGTGAAGGCGGTCCGCGAGAAGTTCGAGGAGTACGGCCTCGACGCGCGTGCCTTCTCCGGCCTCAAGATCGCCGCCGTCGGCGAGAAGACCGCCCAGGCGATCGCCGACTGGGGCCTGCGCGCCGACCTCGTCCCCTCGGGCGAGCAGTCCGCCGCCGGCCTCCTCGAGGACTGGCCCGAGTACGACGAGCAGCTGGACCCGATCAACCGGGTCTTCCTGCCGCGTGCCGACATCGCCACCGAGAACCTCGTCGCCGGCCTGATCGACCTCGGCTGGGAGTGCGACGACGTCACGGCGTACCGCACCGTCCGGGCCGCCCCGCCGCCGGCGCCGACCCGCGACGCGATCAAGACCGGCAAGTTCGACGCCGTCGTGTTCACGTCGTCCTCGACCGTGCGCAACCTGGTCGGCATCGCCGGCAAGCCGCACCCGTCGACGATCATCGCGGTGATCGGGCCCGCCACGGCCAAGACGGCGGAGGAGCACGGGCTGCGGGTCGACGTACTGGCTCCGAAGCCGGACGTCGAGCTGCTCGTCGAGGCGCTCGCCGGCTTCGGCGCCAGCCGCCGGGCCGCGATGCTGGAGGCCGGCGAGCCGGTCACCAAGCCGAGCGACCGCAAGCCGTCGGCTCGTCGTCGGAAGGCCTGA
- a CDS encoding lytic transglycosylase domain-containing protein, protein MSRKRLGRLQRVATIIPLALLSAAWTASVAGIGGIGSPVQAAETPGQVTDGTSVPEQSIEDPASLSDPASIEGLEDGNEAGIVSAASTNAIPAAALAAYQRAETVINSADESCNITWQLIAAIGRVESNHGRHGGNVLDNDGVATPGIYGPALDGQNNTQAISDTDAGVYDNDTQWDRAVGPMQFIPSTWQVVGVDADDDAARNPQDIDDAALAAAVYLCSGDGDLSTVVGQRAAVYRYNHSQAYVDLVLKIMNAYLEGDFTSVPNNSTAAGYVVPEPPSFDVRGPGKFKSGKGGGKGTTTGNPSSDPTVQAPPAGADNGGDSGNGGTPTKPTPKPTPNTPSIPKTNTPLDPVVEGVDDGVGAVTSNLISGVLGLLTKQDAAAACQKQYPKLTQTVDLLNCLLSYGLKP, encoded by the coding sequence CGTCTGGGGCGACTGCAACGCGTCGCCACGATCATTCCACTCGCCTTGCTGTCCGCGGCGTGGACCGCCTCGGTCGCCGGCATCGGGGGCATCGGCTCCCCCGTCCAGGCCGCTGAGACGCCCGGTCAGGTGACCGACGGCACCAGCGTGCCCGAGCAGTCGATCGAGGATCCCGCGAGCCTCTCCGACCCGGCCTCGATCGAGGGACTCGAGGACGGCAACGAGGCAGGCATCGTCTCCGCCGCGTCCACCAACGCCATCCCCGCCGCCGCCCTGGCCGCCTACCAGCGCGCCGAGACGGTCATCAACTCCGCCGACGAGTCCTGCAACATCACCTGGCAGCTCATCGCCGCGATCGGCCGCGTGGAGTCCAACCACGGTCGCCACGGCGGCAACGTCCTCGACAACGACGGCGTGGCCACCCCCGGCATCTACGGCCCCGCGCTCGACGGCCAGAACAACACCCAGGCCATCTCCGACACCGACGCGGGCGTCTACGACAACGACACCCAGTGGGACCGCGCCGTCGGCCCGATGCAGTTCATCCCGTCGACCTGGCAGGTCGTCGGCGTCGACGCCGACGACGACGCCGCCCGCAACCCCCAGGACATCGACGACGCGGCCCTGGCCGCCGCGGTCTACCTGTGCTCCGGTGACGGCGACCTCTCCACGGTCGTCGGCCAGCGTGCCGCGGTCTACCGCTACAACCACAGCCAGGCGTACGTCGACCTGGTCCTGAAGATCATGAACGCCTACCTCGAGGGCGACTTCACCTCGGTGCCCAACAACTCGACCGCCGCCGGCTACGTCGTCCCGGAGCCGCCGAGCTTCGACGTCCGCGGCCCCGGCAAGTTCAAGAGCGGCAAGGGCGGCGGCAAGGGCACCACCACCGGCAACCCGTCCAGCGACCCGACCGTCCAGGCTCCGCCCGCCGGTGCCGACAACGGGGGCGACAGCGGCAACGGCGGCACCCCGACCAAGCCGACCCCGAAGCCGACCCCGAACACCCCGTCCATCCCGAAGACCAACACCCCGCTCGACCCGGTCGTCGAGGGTGTCGACGACGGCGTCGGCGCGGTCACGTCCAACCTGATCAGCGGCGTGCTGGGCCTGCTCACCAAGCAGGACGCGGCCGCGGCCTGCCAGAAGCAGTACCCCAAGCTGACCCAGACGGTCGACCTGCTGAACTGCCTGCTGAGCTACGGCCTCAAGCCGTAG
- the hemB gene encoding porphobilinogen synthase, which produces MNEILRPVVRPRRLRSSAAIRDLVAEVTLRPEQLVLPVFVREGASEPIPISSMPGVVQHTRDSLRKAAVEAAEAGLRGIMLFGVPETKDAVGSGATDPDGILNVAIADVVAEVGDALVVMGDLCLDEFTDHGHCGVLDAAGRVDNDATLVRYADMALVQARAGAGMVGPSGMMDGQVAVIRDALDEAGFTDTGILAYSAKYASAFFGPFREAVDSSLQGDRRTYQQDGRRNANEGVREALLDIEEGADVVMVKPALAYLDVLRRVADAAGELGVPTAAYNISGEYAMLEAAAAHGWIDREPAILEMLTSIRRAGADLILTYWATEAAGLIR; this is translated from the coding sequence GTGAACGAGATCCTGCGCCCGGTCGTCCGTCCCCGTCGCCTGCGGAGCTCGGCGGCGATCCGGGATCTGGTCGCCGAGGTCACGCTGCGGCCCGAGCAGCTGGTGCTGCCGGTCTTCGTCCGCGAGGGCGCGAGCGAGCCGATCCCGATCAGCTCCATGCCGGGCGTGGTGCAGCACACCCGCGACTCGCTGCGGAAGGCGGCGGTGGAGGCGGCCGAGGCGGGGCTGCGCGGGATCATGCTGTTCGGCGTACCGGAGACCAAGGACGCCGTCGGCTCCGGCGCCACGGATCCCGACGGGATCCTCAACGTCGCGATCGCCGACGTGGTCGCCGAGGTCGGCGACGCCCTGGTCGTGATGGGCGACCTGTGCCTCGACGAGTTCACCGACCACGGCCACTGCGGGGTCCTCGACGCGGCCGGGCGGGTCGACAACGACGCCACCTTGGTGCGGTACGCCGACATGGCGCTCGTGCAGGCCCGGGCCGGCGCCGGCATGGTCGGCCCCAGCGGCATGATGGACGGCCAGGTCGCCGTCATCCGCGACGCCCTCGACGAGGCCGGGTTCACCGACACCGGCATCCTCGCGTACTCCGCCAAGTACGCCTCGGCCTTCTTCGGCCCGTTCCGGGAGGCGGTCGACAGCTCGCTGCAGGGCGACCGCCGCACCTACCAGCAGGACGGCCGGCGCAATGCCAACGAGGGCGTGCGCGAGGCCCTGCTCGACATCGAGGAGGGCGCCGACGTGGTGATGGTCAAGCCGGCGTTGGCCTATCTCGACGTCCTGCGCCGGGTGGCCGACGCGGCGGGCGAGCTCGGCGTCCCGACGGCGGCGTACAACATCTCGGGGGAGTACGCCATGCTCGAGGCGGCCGCCGCGCACGGCTGGATCGACCGCGAGCCCGCCATCCTCGAGATGCTCACCTCGATCCGGCGCGCCGGCGCCGACCTGATCCTCACCTACTGGGCGACCGAGGCCGCCGGCCTGATCCGCTGA
- a CDS encoding SigE family RNA polymerase sigma factor: MRDEDEFVAFAQGARDRLRRTAYLLCGDWDRAADHVQDALIRVYVAWPRLTRAGREYAYARRALVSVVLDHARRRSSTELVVEADHQRPDGIDVAELVSARETLLAVMAELPPRQRACVVLRYFDDLSVADTAKALGCSEGTVKSQTARALDRLRSVFEDSSLGEMTLGGMRTW; this comes from the coding sequence ATGCGTGACGAGGACGAGTTCGTCGCCTTCGCCCAGGGGGCGCGCGACCGGCTGCGCCGGACGGCGTACCTGCTGTGCGGTGACTGGGACCGGGCGGCGGACCACGTCCAGGACGCCCTGATCCGGGTGTACGTCGCGTGGCCGCGGCTGACCCGGGCCGGGCGCGAGTACGCCTATGCCCGCCGGGCGCTGGTGAGCGTGGTGCTCGACCACGCGCGGCGCCGGTCGAGCACCGAGCTGGTCGTCGAGGCCGACCACCAGCGGCCGGACGGGATCGACGTCGCCGAGCTGGTGAGTGCCCGGGAGACGCTGCTCGCCGTGATGGCAGAGCTGCCGCCGCGACAGCGGGCCTGTGTGGTGCTGCGCTACTTCGACGACCTCAGCGTCGCCGACACCGCGAAGGCGCTGGGCTGCAGCGAGGGCACCGTGAAGAGCCAGACCGCCCGGGCGCTTGACCGGCTCCGCTCCGTGTTCGAGGACTCGTCGCTCGGCGAGATGACCCTGGGAGGAATGCGGACATGGTGA
- a CDS encoding glutaredoxin family protein produces the protein MSARVTLYSRPGCHLCDDARAVIEAVCAELGESYEEVSIDDDPVLADRFANEIPVTFVDGRQHDFWRVSPERLRAALS, from the coding sequence ATGAGCGCCCGGGTCACGCTCTACAGCCGCCCCGGCTGCCACCTGTGCGACGACGCCCGAGCGGTGATCGAGGCGGTCTGCGCCGAGCTCGGCGAGTCCTACGAGGAGGTCTCGATCGACGACGACCCGGTCCTCGCCGACCGCTTCGCCAACGAGATCCCGGTCACCTTCGTCGACGGTCGCCAGCACGACTTCTGGCGGGTCAGCCCGGAGCGCCTGCGCGCCGCGTTGAGCTGA
- a CDS encoding redox-sensing transcriptional repressor Rex, whose product MTTRSSTDAARVIPEATVARLPVYLRALTALADSGIRTCSSEDLASAAGVNSAKLRKDLSYLGSYGTRGVGYDVDYLRYQIAREIGVTQDWPVVIVGIGNLGHALANYSGFRSRGFRVVALLDADPGIVGREVAGVVVRPFADLEEIVREHDVAIGVIATPAFAAQDVADRMVAIGITSILNFAPAVVAVPEGVDVRKVDLSIELQILAYHEQRKAHGADGAAAGADGGAA is encoded by the coding sequence GTGACCACACGGAGTTCGACGGATGCCGCCCGGGTCATCCCGGAGGCCACGGTCGCCCGCCTGCCCGTCTACCTGCGGGCCCTGACGGCGCTGGCCGACAGCGGGATCCGCACCTGCTCGAGCGAGGACCTCGCGTCCGCCGCCGGCGTCAACAGCGCCAAGCTGCGCAAGGACCTGTCCTATCTCGGGAGCTACGGCACCCGCGGCGTCGGGTACGACGTCGACTACCTCCGCTACCAGATCGCCCGTGAGATCGGGGTCACCCAGGACTGGCCGGTCGTCATCGTCGGCATCGGCAACCTGGGCCACGCGCTGGCCAACTACTCCGGCTTCCGCAGCCGCGGCTTCCGGGTCGTCGCGCTGCTCGACGCCGACCCGGGCATCGTCGGCCGCGAGGTCGCGGGCGTCGTCGTGCGTCCCTTCGCCGACCTCGAGGAGATCGTGCGCGAGCACGACGTCGCGATCGGCGTGATCGCCACGCCGGCGTTCGCCGCGCAGGACGTCGCCGACCGGATGGTCGCGATCGGGATCACGAGCATCCTCAACTTCGCGCCGGCCGTGGTGGCGGTGCCCGAGGGCGTCGACGTACGCAAGGTCGACCTGTCGATCGAGCTGCAGATCCTCGCCTACCACGAGCAGCGCAAGGCCCACGGCGCCGACGGCGCGGCCGCGGGCGCCGACGGAGGTGCCGCATGA
- a CDS encoding glutamyl-tRNA reductase, producing MSVLVVGISHNSAPVSLLERVALDRDGVHKLIADAASCEHVSEATVIATCNRLEIYTEVERFHGSIEQISRLLVDRAGETTEAMLPHLYVHYDDGAISHLFQVAAGLDSMAVGEGQILGQTREALRRGQELGTVGPALNLLFQQALRVGKRTRAETEIDQVAPTLVSAALDETASVVGATEGKYVVVVGAGAMAGLATATASRLGAGHLSIVNRSVDRAVRLAVQYSGEAVRLGDLADELAKADIVISCTGSSGTIIDRALLTRVRGDLDRPLALIDLALPHDIAPDVADLPGVRRVGLAELADLLHGGPTGREVQEVRRILGEEVTAFLAARRQASVTPTVVALRSMATNVVDAEMTRLESRLPDLDEATRDEIRHTVRRVADKLLHEPTVRVKELANEQGAVSYAAALAELFALDPDAVDAVTRPVVSEEGRS from the coding sequence ATGAGCGTTCTCGTCGTGGGGATCTCCCACAACTCCGCCCCGGTCTCCCTGCTCGAGCGGGTCGCGCTCGACCGCGACGGCGTCCACAAGCTGATCGCCGACGCCGCGTCCTGCGAGCACGTCAGCGAGGCGACCGTCATCGCGACCTGCAACCGGCTGGAGATCTACACCGAGGTCGAGCGCTTCCACGGCAGCATCGAGCAGATCTCCCGACTCCTGGTCGACCGAGCCGGCGAGACGACCGAGGCGATGCTCCCGCACCTCTACGTCCACTACGACGACGGCGCGATCTCCCACCTCTTCCAGGTGGCGGCCGGCCTCGACTCGATGGCGGTCGGCGAGGGCCAGATCCTCGGCCAGACCCGCGAGGCGCTGCGCCGCGGCCAGGAGCTCGGCACCGTCGGCCCGGCCCTCAACCTGCTGTTCCAGCAGGCGCTGCGGGTCGGCAAGCGCACCCGCGCCGAGACCGAGATCGACCAGGTCGCCCCCACTCTGGTCAGCGCCGCGCTCGACGAGACCGCGTCGGTGGTCGGCGCGACCGAGGGCAAGTACGTCGTCGTGGTCGGCGCCGGCGCGATGGCCGGGCTCGCCACCGCGACCGCCAGCCGGCTGGGCGCCGGACACCTCTCGATCGTCAACCGCTCGGTGGACCGCGCGGTCCGGCTGGCCGTGCAGTACTCCGGCGAGGCGGTCCGGCTGGGCGACCTCGCCGACGAGCTGGCCAAGGCCGACATCGTGATCAGCTGCACCGGCTCCTCCGGCACGATCATCGACCGCGCGCTGCTGACCCGGGTCCGCGGCGACCTCGACCGGCCGCTGGCGCTGATCGACCTCGCCCTGCCCCACGACATCGCGCCCGACGTGGCCGACCTGCCCGGCGTACGACGGGTCGGGCTGGCCGAGCTCGCCGACCTGCTCCACGGCGGCCCCACCGGTCGCGAGGTCCAGGAGGTGCGCCGGATCCTCGGCGAGGAGGTCACCGCCTTCCTCGCCGCGCGCCGCCAGGCCAGCGTCACGCCGACCGTCGTCGCGCTGCGCTCGATGGCCACCAATGTCGTCGACGCCGAGATGACCCGCCTCGAGAGCCGGCTGCCCGACCTCGACGAGGCCACCCGCGACGAGATCCGCCACACCGTGCGCCGGGTCGCCGACAAGCTGCTCCACGAGCCGACGGTCCGGGTCAAGGAGCTCGCCAACGAGCAGGGCGCCGTCTCGTACGCCGCCGCGCTGGCCGAGCTGTTCGCGCTCGACCCCGACGCGGTCGACGCCGTCACCCGGCCCGTCGTCAGCGAGGAGGGACGCTCATGA
- the hemC gene encoding hydroxymethylbilane synthase, which produces MSLRIGTRRSLLATTQSGHVAAALQALGGATELVEITTDGDRSQASGASLVGVPSTGVFVSALRDALLAGEVDVAVHSLKDLPTYATDGIALAAVPPREDPRDVVVARDGLTLGELPPGSKVATGSPRRVAQIEALGLGVELVAVRGNVDTRIGRIAEGRYDAVVLARAGLARLGRLDEVTEVLDPLQVLPAPGQGALAVECRADDTETLALLARLDDPGTRAAVTAERTLMATLEGGCAAPIGALAEVAEGDDGPELWLRAVVLSEDGGLAVRRSASAELGADPASWPDSAAKLGGDLGAEMLADGGAELMAELRDAQSTTPEPNDPPSARSAEVHNP; this is translated from the coding sequence ATGAGCCTGCGCATCGGCACCCGCCGCAGCCTGCTGGCGACCACCCAGTCCGGCCACGTCGCCGCCGCCCTCCAGGCGCTCGGCGGCGCCACCGAGCTGGTCGAGATCACCACCGACGGCGACCGCAGCCAGGCCAGCGGGGCCTCGCTCGTGGGCGTGCCGTCGACCGGGGTGTTCGTCAGCGCGCTGCGCGACGCGCTGCTCGCGGGCGAGGTCGACGTCGCCGTCCACTCGCTCAAGGACCTCCCGACCTACGCCACCGACGGCATCGCGCTGGCCGCCGTACCTCCGCGCGAGGACCCGCGCGACGTCGTCGTCGCCCGCGACGGGCTCACCCTCGGCGAGCTGCCCCCGGGCAGCAAGGTCGCCACCGGCTCCCCGCGCCGCGTCGCGCAGATCGAGGCGCTCGGCCTCGGCGTCGAGCTGGTCGCGGTCCGCGGCAACGTCGACACCCGGATCGGCCGGATCGCCGAGGGCCGCTACGACGCCGTCGTGCTCGCCCGCGCCGGCCTGGCCCGGCTCGGCCGGCTCGACGAGGTCACCGAGGTGCTCGACCCGCTCCAGGTGCTCCCGGCCCCCGGCCAAGGCGCCCTGGCCGTCGAGTGCCGGGCCGACGACACCGAGACCCTCGCGCTGCTCGCCCGGCTCGACGACCCCGGCACCCGCGCCGCCGTCACCGCCGAGCGCACCCTGATGGCCACCCTCGAGGGCGGCTGCGCCGCTCCGATCGGCGCCCTCGCCGAGGTCGCCGAGGGCGACGACGGCCCCGAGCTGTGGCTGCGGGCCGTCGTACTGAGCGAGGACGGCGGGCTCGCCGTACGCCGCTCGGCGTCGGCCGAGCTGGGCGCCGATCCCGCCTCCTGGCCCGACTCCGCCGCCAAGCTCGGCGGCGACCTCGGCGCCGAGATGCTCGCCGACGGTGGCGCCGAGCTGATGGCCGAGCTGCGTGACGCGCAGTCCACCACCCCCGAACCGAACGACCCCCCGTCCGCACGATCTGCAGAGGTGCACAACCCATGA
- a CDS encoding AMP-binding protein: MSLPDAVPDVAALVASAAAEHPDRLAVVEAGGRGLTWAELEDEVARVATGLGRSGVLAGHRVLLLLGNRLEFVTAYLGVLRAQAVAVPVNPGSTATELATMLVDCGARLVLADEQTVATVRDAVARPEVAAAAHDESRPEPRVVLVGGEPRPDESAYDDLRAEPAVPVPPLQDPEKLAVLLYTSGTSGRPRAAMLTHRALLANVEQVASVEPPMIHSDDVVLGVLPLFHVYGLGAVLGGVLRHRAKLVLAERFDPEGTLDLVEDEACSVVPVAPPVFAAWRGVDALAERLGPVRMILSGSAPLAAETVEEFGALARVPIHQGYGLTEASPVVTSTLRSAEPKAGSVGAALDGIDLRLVDEEGVPLDTPALDDPGEIQIRGRNLFSGYWPDGHDGPADDGWWSTGDVGFLDADGDLFLVDRVKELVIVSGFNVYPTEVEAVLEEVTGVRQAAVLGVPDEQTGEAVVAYVVPEAGEVTGAAAEEVVDAVAAAAREHLAPYKRPVRVEVVAALPRTVTGKIRKGVLRGAERRKALGILE; this comes from the coding sequence ATGTCGTTGCCGGACGCTGTGCCCGACGTGGCCGCTCTCGTCGCGTCCGCCGCCGCCGAGCACCCCGACCGGCTCGCGGTCGTCGAGGCCGGGGGGCGGGGGCTGACCTGGGCCGAGCTGGAGGACGAGGTGGCCCGGGTCGCGACCGGCCTGGGCCGGTCCGGCGTCCTCGCGGGCCATCGGGTGCTGCTCCTGCTCGGCAACCGGCTCGAGTTCGTCACCGCCTATCTCGGCGTGCTGCGCGCGCAGGCGGTCGCCGTCCCCGTCAACCCGGGGTCGACGGCGACCGAGCTCGCCACGATGCTCGTCGACTGCGGGGCGCGCCTGGTGCTGGCCGACGAGCAGACCGTCGCGACCGTGCGCGACGCGGTGGCGCGTCCCGAGGTCGCGGCGGCCGCCCACGACGAGAGCCGCCCGGAGCCGCGGGTCGTGCTGGTCGGCGGCGAGCCGCGGCCCGACGAGAGCGCGTACGACGACCTGCGCGCCGAGCCCGCCGTCCCGGTACCGCCGCTGCAGGACCCCGAGAAGCTCGCCGTGCTGCTCTACACCAGCGGCACGTCCGGCCGGCCGCGGGCCGCGATGCTCACCCACCGCGCGCTGCTGGCCAACGTCGAGCAGGTCGCCTCGGTCGAGCCGCCCATGATCCACTCCGACGACGTCGTGCTCGGAGTGCTGCCGCTGTTCCACGTCTACGGCCTGGGGGCGGTGCTGGGCGGGGTGCTCCGGCATCGCGCCAAGCTGGTCCTCGCCGAGCGCTTCGACCCCGAGGGCACCCTCGACCTGGTCGAGGACGAGGCGTGCAGCGTCGTACCCGTGGCGCCGCCGGTCTTCGCCGCGTGGCGGGGCGTCGACGCGCTCGCCGAGCGGCTCGGCCCGGTGCGGATGATCCTGTCCGGCTCGGCGCCGCTCGCGGCGGAGACGGTCGAGGAGTTCGGCGCGCTGGCCCGGGTCCCGATCCACCAGGGCTACGGCCTCACCGAGGCCTCGCCGGTCGTCACGAGCACCCTGCGCTCCGCCGAGCCGAAGGCCGGCTCGGTCGGCGCCGCCCTCGACGGCATCGACCTCCGGCTCGTCGACGAGGAGGGCGTACCGCTCGACACGCCCGCCCTCGACGATCCCGGCGAGATCCAGATCCGGGGCCGCAACCTGTTCAGCGGCTACTGGCCCGACGGCCACGACGGACCCGCCGACGACGGCTGGTGGTCCACCGGCGACGTCGGCTTCCTCGACGCCGACGGCGACCTCTTCCTCGTCGACCGGGTCAAGGAGCTGGTCATCGTCTCGGGCTTCAACGTCTACCCGACCGAGGTCGAGGCCGTGCTCGAGGAGGTGACCGGCGTGCGCCAGGCCGCCGTGCTCGGCGTACCCGACGAGCAGACGGGCGAGGCCGTCGTCGCGTACGTCGTACCCGAGGCCGGCGAGGTCACCGGGGCCGCCGCCGAGGAGGTCGTCGACGCGGTCGCGGCGGCGGCGCGCGAGCACCTGGCGCCGTACAAGCGACCGGTGCGGGTCGAGGTCGTCGCGGCGCTGCCCCGCACGGTGACCGGCAAGATCCGCAAGGGCGTGCTGCGCGGCGCCGAGCGGCGCAAGGCGCTGGGGATCCTCGAATGA